The Rhodothermales bacterium genome contains the following window.
TCGAACCGGTACGCTTCGCCGTCGGCCGGCGGATGCGGCCGCCGCACGGAGTCGCCCGGCGCGAGGTAATACGAGGCGCAGATGCCACCCGGCGACGAAGCCGCCTCGAAGACCGGGTAGCCCGTCCGGATGCCGGCCGAGAGCCCGGTCATGCCGGCGCCGATGATGTAACGATCCGCCCTCATGAGGCCTCGGATGGAGATGAAAACCAGTCGGACACGTCGACGCCCGTGCAGCGGGTCAGCCGTGCCGCGTCCTCGCGATAGCCGTCGAGCAGCGCGGCGCGCGTGGCCGGCGCCATCGGGGGACGGACGAGCAGCGCGTCGTCCATCGCGGCGCCGAGCTTGCCGCGCATCCCGGCCGGCACGATCGCCCGCGCCACCCGGCGCAGCGGCGGGCTCGCGAGCAGCCGGTACAGGCCGCGCATCCGCGGGACGCCGGACCGGTTCGGCCGGCGGGAGAGATCCGGCGAAAAGCCGGCGTCGAGGCCGAGAAACGCCGCCACCGCGGAGACCGCACGTCCCGGATCCCGGCAAAAATCCTCGTACCGGATCAGCTTGATCCGATCCGGATCGAACCGATCCACATACCGCGCCAGCTGTTCCCCGTACAGCCCCATGGCCCGGTAATGCCAGAGGTGCTCCCAGCCGGCGGCGATGCGTTCCGCTTCCCGCGCCAGCCCCTCCTCGAACGTCGAGGCCGGCTCGCGCCCGTCGCGCACCAGGTGCAGATAACTCGCATAGGCACGCTCGGCCGGATTGCGGAGCAGAACCACCAGCCGCGCCTCGGGCAGCCGCTCCGCGATACGGGCGGCGGCATCCGGATGGTACAGGTAGAGCGGAGAGCACTCGCCGGCCCGCTGACCGGGCTTCGCGCCGGCGAACAGCTTCAGATACGCCTCCCAGCGCGTCACGGCGCGCCGGTTCACCGCCGCGTCGTCGCCGGGACCCGAAAACGACGGGGTGGTCCCTTCGAGCGCGAAGAAGTTCGTTTCCCTCAGCGGCGACGCGAAGAGGCCCGGGTGCTGGCTGAGATAGAGGTACAGCGCCGTCGTGCCGGCCTTGGCGGCGCCGAGGATCAGAAAATCGGGCAGGCGGGGCGTCGACGTGTCGGATGCCATCGTGGAAACGCGGCACAGATGTGGTGAAGGATACGGCCTCCGGCGTACATGCGAACGCCGGCTTCGTTCCGGATCCGGGCCGTTTCCAGAGGGACCCGCCGGCGGAACGAAAAAAGGTAGATCGCGGTCTAGGTGCTGTCTGAAAAGTCTTTCAGACAGCAACGTATCCTGAACGTGATTCAGGATACAACGCTGTTTCGGAGGTTTTTTGGATGCTCCGGGACGACCCGAACGGTTTTTTCGGACACGGCCCAGTCACTGTCTGACAACTCCCAGGCGCTGCCTGACACGACGCGTTCCCTTTCCCATACCGCGCTTCCCTGCCCGATTCACGCGCTGACCTGTGCACTTCATGGCGACCGGCCTCCTGCAAGCCCTTGCTCGTTTATTGCTGATCTTCCATTCACCCGGCCGCCGCATGCGCGGCAGGTACGCGCTGGCCGTATCGATCGCCCTGCTCGCTTTCGGGGCCATGCCGGCCCGCGGGCAGTTCGACCCCGGATGGATGAACCCCGGGCAGCCCTACGTCAAGCTCGGCGTCGTTGAGGACGGCATCTACCGGTTTTCGCTCGCCGACCTCGCCGGCGCCGGCGTCGCCACGGGCGGCATCGACACGGCCACGCTGACGCTCCTCGAAAACGGACGCGTCGTCCCCCTCCACGAAGAGGGCGGCGTCTTCTATTTTGCCGGCCGACGCAACCGCGGCGACGACGAGGCCTGGGCGTACGACGACGAAGCCGACACCCGCCGGAGCAGCAGCTTCCATAGCCTCTACTCGGACACCACGCAGTACTGGCTCACCTGGGGCGGCGGACCGGGCAGGCGTTATGCGTCGATTCCGCCGGACCGCTACGCCGGCGGTCCGGAAAACCCCGCGACACTCCGCGACACCCTGCATCTCGAACAGGATCTGGTGTATTATTACGGCGACTCCGACGACGCCGCACAGCCGGCCTATACGCGCGGCGAAGGCTACTACTGGCATACGCTCGCCCACACGGGCACCGAAACGGTTTCGCAGGCCTATTCCCTCTCGCTGGACGGCATGACCGCCGGCACGGACTCCGTCGTCGTCACGGTGCGCCTCAGCGGCAGTTCCCTCCCGCGGCACCGGGTGACCCTTACGCTGCGGACGAACGGCAACCCCGTGGGGTGCGCCACCTGCGAGGACGAGATCGACTGGAACGGCTACGCCTTCCAGACCCTCCGCGTGGCCGCCCCGCAGTCGGCGCTCGCCGGCGCGGTCAGCGTCCTTGTTTCGTCGCACAACGAGTTCAACAGCGTCCCGAACCGGGTGCTGGTCGACTGGGTCCGGGCCGCCTACACCCGCGCCCGCTCGGCGCGGCAAACGACATGGGTCTCGGCCGCGTCCGGGAGGTCGAATACCACGCTCGCGGCCGACGGCGCGGGGGCGCTGCTCGTGCTCCAGCCGGCCGGCGGCCACGCGTTTTCCCTGGCCGCATCCGGCGGCAGCTTCGCCTTCGCCGATTCGATCGACGCCCCCACGCGCTACTGGCTCGCGGCCGACGGCGCGGCCGCCGTGCCGGCTGCCATCGAGCCGGCCTCGCCTCCCGACTGGGCCGATCCGGCCAACGCCGCCGATTATATCCTGATCACGACGCCCTCGCTGGCCGCTTCCGCCGAGGCGCTCGCCGCCTACCGCCAGACGCAGGACGGGTTTACGACGCGGGTCATCCTCCAGGCGGACCTCTTCGACCAGTTCGATTACGGCCGGCCGACGCCCATCGCGATCCGGCGCTTTCTCCAGGCCACCAGGGCCTGGGCGACGCCGCCGCGCTTCGTCGTCTTCTGGGGTGACGCCCTGCGGCCCGAGGATGGCCGCGCCCGCCGGCCCCTGCAGCCCTGGGAGGTCATCCCGTTCGGCTACTCGCCGTCCGACGGCTGGTTCGCCATGACCGGCGAAGGGCGTTCCGAGACGCTGGCCGTGGGCCGGCTCCCGATCCGTGACAACGCGACCGGCGCCTTCTTCGTCCAGAAGCTGGCGCGGTACGAGTCCGCGCCGGCGGGCATCTGGCAGAAACGCCTCATGCTGCTCGTCGGCGGGCAGAACGAATCCGAGCAGAACCTCCTCCAGAACCGCGCGCTGCGCTGGGGCGACATCGCCGCCGGCAACCCCACCGCCATGGACACGCTGCGGTTTTTCAAAAACGCGTCCACCCCGCTCGACCCGTCGTTTCAGGACTCGCTGAGCCTCGCGTTCAAGAGCGGCGCCGCCTGGCTGAGCTACTTCGGGCACTCGGCGGCGGATACGTGGGAAATCGTAACCGACGACCCCGAGACGTTCGACAACGCCGACCGGCTGCCGATCGTGCTCTCGATGGGATGCAACACCGGCAACTTCGCCGGCGGACGCTTCGAAGTGACCGACCGCCTCGTCTTCGGCGAACGCATCGTGCTCTCGTCGATGAACGGCGCCATCGCCCACTGGGGCTCGTCCAGCGCCTCCACCATCTCCCTGCCGGCGCTGCTGACGAACCATGTCCACGAGGCCGTTTTTCAGGATACCGTCCGGGTGCTCGGCACTGCCCTTCAGGAGGCAAAACGCCGGTTCGACGTCGGCTCGCCCGGCACGAACGCCGTCCTCGACGTGCTGCTGCAATACGGCCTCATCGGCGACCCGGCGACGCACATCCGCATCGCCAGCCAGCCCGATTTCGTCGTCACGCCCGACGCCATCAGCATCGACCCGATCAGCCCGGTGCCGGCGGACTCGGCGCTCGACGTCACCGTCAATGTCTTCAACATCGGCCTCGTGCCGGCCGACTCCGTCGACCTGCTGCTGTCCCAGATCCGGCCGGACGGCGCGCAGGTGGATGTGCGCCGGCGCGTCCCTCCCATCGCCCTCCACGACGTGCTCGACTTCCGCATCCCCATCGACACCGCCTCCGTCGGGACGCACCGTTTTTCCGTCACCGCCGACCCCGACAACCGGTACCTGGAGGACGACGAAGCCAACAACCGCGCGGAGAAAACCCACACCGTCTTTTCCACGGGGTTGACGCTGCTCGATCCCTTCGCCTACGGCGTGGTGCGCGAACGGCAGCCCCGGCTGCGGGTGGCGCTCTCGCGCACCGGCCGCGAGGAGCAGACGATCCGCATCGAACTCGACACCTCGCCCCTGTTCGACTCGCCGGCCCTGCAATCCACCTCCGTCGCCACGACCGGGATCGTCGCCGACTGGACGCCGGCCACCCCGCTCGACGACGGCGGGACCTACTACTGGCGCGCCTCGCTGGCCTCCGACGCGACGGCGGCCTGGCGGATGGCCGCCTTCACGGTCGATACGGCGGCGCCCGGATACGCCTGGAGCCAGGCCGGCGCGCTCTTCGCCGACGCCGAGACCGACCCCTTCCTGGTCTGGGACACCGACGCCGGCGCCTGGTCGATCAGCGCGTTCGACGTGTCCGTCAGCGCATCCTCGGAGCGCGGCAACGGGATCGAGAAAGGGCAATACGTGGTCAACGGCGAGCGCTACGAGGCCGTCACCCTCGGGTTCGGGATGCTGGTGCTCGACGGCGCCACCGGCGCCCTCAAATACCATAACTCGTTCCCCACCTACCGGATGAGCCAGGAGCTGGAGGACCGGTTCGACACCGATTCCACGCGCGCGGTGCAGCGGCTCGGCGCCGCCATCGCCGATCTGGACGCCGGCGACTATGTCTTCTTCCGCACCCGCCACCTCGGCAACCTCAGCGGCCCCACCCTCCAGCCCGAGGTGAAGGCGCTGTTCGCCGCGCTGGGGAGCGCCGCGATCGACACGCTGAGCTACAACGACCTGTGGATCGCGTTCGCCCGCGCCGGCTTCCCGGAGGAGACCGTCGAATGGGTCGAACCCGCCGGCGCCGGCTTCGCCAACGAAATCGTGGAGGACACGACGCTGACGTTCCTGCAGCCCGAAGGCGTGGCGATATCCCCGCGCATCGGGCCGGCCTCCCGCTGGGAAACACTCGAAATCGACGCCGACGTGCTCGACCCGTCGGGCAGTGTCCGCGTGGACGTGCTCGCCGAGGACGAGACCGTGCTCGTCGCCGACGTGCCGGCCGGGGCGCCCTACGCCCTCGGCGCGGTCGACGCGCGGACGCATCCCTACCTCCGCCTCCGCGCCACCCTGGCCGACTCGACGCGCCGCGCGACGCCGCAGCTCACGCAGTGGCGCCTCTTCCATACCCCCGCCCCGGAACTGGCCGTCGCGCCATCCGGACCGGTCCTCTCCGCCGACACCCTCGCGCAGGCCGAACAGTTGACGGTCACGGTGCCGGTCGTCAACCTCGGTCCGGTGCCGACCTCCCGGGCGTGGATTACCTACACCCTGACGGACAACGCCAACCGCGAGACGGTCGCCGGCGTCGACACCCTGCGCGTCCTCGAGCCGGACCAGCCCCTGATCGCGCAGTTCGCGCTGGAAACCGAGCGGCTATCGGGCGTGAACCGGCTGGCGATACGCCTCGAACAGGACTTCACGGAGCCGATCCTGCTCAACAACCTCCTGAACGCCACCTTCGTCGTCCGCGGCGACAACGCCCCGCCCACGTTCGAGGTGCTCGTGGACGATGAGGCGCTGCCCAACGACCCCGAGCCGGTGCGCAACCTCCAGGACCCCGCGCTCCCCTTCGTTTCCAGCCAGCCGACGATCCAGGTCACCCTGCGCGACGAAAACCCGTTCCAGCCGCTCGACGACACCAGCTACGTCCGGCTCCAGTTCGACGGCCGGACCGTGCCTTTCTCGAGCCCCAACGTCGACTTCCAGCCGGCCACCGCCGAGGCCGGCGAGGCCCGCGTCTTCTTCACGCCCGACCTCTCCGCGGCCGACACCACGCACACCCTCGTCGTTCGGGTGTTCGATGCCTCGGGCAATGAGGCGGAAGACAGTCCCTACCAGGTGCACTTCCGCGTCCAGGCCGCCGTCGAGGTCGAAAGCCTCTACCCCTACCCCAATCCCATGAACACGGCCACCACGTTCGCCTTCCGCCTCCGCGGCGCGGACGCCGCGCTTGCCGAGCAGTTCAGGATCCGGATCTATACCTTGACGGGCCGGCTCATCCAGGAATTCGACCTCATCGACGACCCGTCCGGCCTCGAGGACGGCGCCCTCCGCATCGGCTGGAACAAGCTCCACTGGGATGGCCGGGATGCCGACGGCGACCTGATCGCGACGGGCGTCTACCTGTACAAGGTCTTCGCCCGGGCCGAAGGCCGCGCCCTTGAGGTCAACAACAAAACCGGCATCGAAAAACTGGTGGTGATCCGGTAGGGGTTTAAGGTTTAAGGTTCATGGTTCAATGTGGCTCGCGGCACCCAGGTGGTGACGACAGGCCGCAGCTCATTTTTTGAATGTGCGATTTGCGATTCGCGATTCGCCTTTTGCCGTTTGCCTCTTGCGATTCTCCCTCCTCGTCGCCTCCCGGGACCGGCCGGCTGAACTGAGCCGGTGCGTCGCCAGCGCCGCGCGCCAGCAGGGCGTCGAGGCGGAGATCGTCGTGCTGGACGATGCCTCCGCGACGCCGGTGGCGCGCGACCGGCTCGACGCCGGCCGCTTTCCGCTGCGGCTCATCCGCTCCGAGACCCGGCTCGGCGTCGGCGCGGGCCGCAACCGGCTGATGGAGGAGGCGGCCGGCGACGTCTTCGTCGTGCTCGACGACGACGCGTTTTTCATCGATGACGGGGCGCTCCGGCGCCTCGCCGCCGCGCTGGAGTTCTTTCCGGAGGCCGGCCTCTTCGCGCTCAAGATCCGCGACTTCCGGCACGGCCGCGAACGATGGCTGACCCCGCATCCGCGCCGGCGGCAGACGAGCGATCTGCTCGCCCAGTCCCATCGGGTATCCTATTTCCTCGGCGGAGCGCACGCGCTGCGGCGCGAGGTGCTCGAGCGTTGCGGTCCGTATCCGACCTCCTACGTCTACGGCAACGAGGAACTCGACCTGTCCTTCCGCGCCATCCAACACGGCTTCGAGATCGTGTTTCTGGCGGATGTCGAGGTGCACCACCGTCCGCCGCCGGACGAGCCTCCGGGGGCCGGCGAATACGGCGAGCGGCTCTATCACCACACCCGGAGCCGGCTGCTGCTGGCGCACGCGCATCTGCCCGCGCACCGCGCCACCGTCTACAGCCTGGGCTGGATGGCCGTCTACGGCGTCCGCGCCCTCCGGCACGGCGCGGCGGGGGCCTTCGCCTCGGCGGTTCGGGATGCCTGGCGGATGGGGCGGCACGTCCCGCGCGAGCCCATCGGACGCGCCGCCATCGCTTACCTTCGCGCGCATTTTGGCCGATTATGGATCTGATCATCCCACCGCAAACGCCAGCTGCAAGCGCTTCCGCACCCGGTCCGCGCGGCTACGAATGTGGAATGCGCCGCGCGATGAACCCATGTAGCGACGACCGGGTTTACCTCCCCACATGCGCCCGGACCAGGCGCCGACTGAAAAATCTTGCAGGCCGCATCGTATCCTGACCGAAATGCAGGATGCTACGCCGTTTTGGAGGTGCGCCGAGCACTCCGGGACAACCCGGACGATTTTTCGGACGCGGCCTGCTTCGCCGCTTGCGGCAAGCGCCACCCGTCATCTTTTTTTACGATTACTAACTGACCTTGCGTACGCTTCGATCATCCGATGCCGGATGAGGGGATGCAGAATCCACGATCAAAAACATGATTTTTGGAGAGAAATCCTGCATCTTGCATCCCTGCATCGCTTCGATGTCGTGCGTAACGTCACTCAATAAAACGTCCTCATGATATATGCAGTGATTATGGCCGGCGGCATCGGCAGCCGCTTCTGGCCCAAAAGCCGTCAGGATCGACCCAAGCAATTCCTCAACGTCTTCGGGCAGGCGACACTCATCCAGAACACCGTGTCCCGGCTCCAGGGGCTCATCCCGCCCGAGCGCTGCCTGATCGTCACACACGAACGCTACGTGCAGCAAACCCACGAGCAGCTGCCGGCCGTCCCGGTCGAGAACATCCTCGCCGAGCCCATGAGCCGCAATACGGCGCCGTGTATCGCCTATGCGGCGACGCAGCTCCTGGCGCGGGACCCCGACGCGACGATGGTCGTCCTGCCGGCGGACCATCTCATCCAGAACGTCAAACAGTTTCACAAGGTGCTGGATGTCGCCATCAAACAGGCCCAGGTGCCCGGCGCCCTCGTGACGATCGGCATCACCCCGACCCATCCCGAGACGGGATACGGCTACATCCAGTTCGACGGCACGATCAACATGAACGAGGAGCCGCGCCCTTATGCGGTCAAGACGTTCGCCGAAAAGCCCGACCAGCCGACCGCCGAGAGCTTTATCGATTCCGGCGATTTCCTCTGGAACAGCGGCATGTTCATCTGGCGCGCCGACACCATCATGGCGCAATTCAAGGAACATCTCACCGACACGTACGACGCGTTCAAGCCCTACGTGGAGGCCATCGGCACCAGCCGGGAGCGCGAGGTCATCACCGAGGTCTTCCAGAAATGCCCCAAGATTTCCATCGACTACGGCGTGATGGAACGTGCCCATAGCGTGTTCGTCGTGCCCGGGTCCTTTGGCTGGAACGACGTGGGCGACTGGCGCGCCGTGTACGCGTTGAGCGACAAAAACGAACACGGCAACGCGATCCAGGGCAATGTGATCGTACACGATTCGAGCCGCTGCCTCATCCAGGGCGGCGACCGGCTGGTCGTTCTGGTCGGGATCCACGATGTCGTCGTCGTCGACACCGAGGACGCCGTGCTGGTCTGCAACCAGGAGAGCGCCCAGCAGGTGAAGAACGTAGTGGATTACCTGCACGTCCACCAGCTGGACAAATACATGTAGGCCGGCGGGCATCTCGCGGCATACAGCCGTTTTATGTCATCCCGGTGCGTGGCCCGAACGCCACCGCCGGGATGACATTTTTTTTGGATGGAGGGTATGCGGGCGCGCGCCGCGGTGTCTAGGTAGACAGAGCCCAGACCATCGCCGCCCATGCCCCCGCCCGACGACACCTCCTCCGAACCCGCCCTCGACTACCACGCCCCCATCCACCGGTGGGCGGAATCCGACCGGCCGCGCGAGAAGCTGCGCAAGCACGGACCGTCCGTCCTCTCCGACGCCGAGTTGATCGCGCTCCTGCTCGGCACCGGCACGCGGACGCGCGGCGCGCCGATTTCCGCCGTGCAGCTCGGCCAGGCGCTGGTGCGGACGTTTGGATCGCTCCACGCGCTGTCCCGGCGCGACCACAACGCCCTCACGCGCCTCTCGGGGGTGGGCGCCGCGAAGGCGGCGCAGCTGGTGGCGGCGTTCGAGCTCGGCCGGCGGGTGGAGTCCCAGCAGGCCGGCCCCCGCATCCAGGTGCGCGCGCCGGAGGATGTCGCCGGCGTCTACGGCCCGCTCATGCGGGATCTCCAGCGGGAGATCTTCAAGATCGTCCTGCTCAATACCGCCAACGTCATCGTGGGCGACTTCACCATCAGCGAGGGCGGCCTCGCTGCCAGCATCGTCGAACCCCGCGCCGTATTCCAGAAAGCGATCCTGGAAAACGCCGCCGGCATCATCTGTCTCCACAACCATCCCTCCGGCAACCCCGAGCCCAGCCGCGAGGACATCCGCATCACGCGGCAGCTCGTCGAAGCCGGCAAGCTGATGGGCATCCCGATCCACGACCACCTCATCATCGCCGGCAAGAGCTATACCTCGTTCGCCGAGCGGGGGCTGCTGAGTGGGTGAGGGCAGAAACCACACTCCGCTCTATCGGTAGTATGCGCTCGTTTCGACTGCATATTCCGTATTCCGCAGGCACCCATGTCCGATCTGTTCGAAAAACTCGTCTCTCTCTGCAAACGACGGGGCTTCATCTTCCCCTCTTCTGAAATCTACGGCGGCCTGAGCGCTACCTACGACTACGGCCCGCTCGGCGTAGAACTCAAGCGGAACGTGCGCGATTCGTGGTGGCAGGCGATGGTCTACCGGCACGATAACATCGCCGGCCTCGACGCGGCCATCCTCATGCACCCGACCACCTGGAAAGCCTCCGGCCACGTCGATGCCTTCAACGACCCGCTGATCGACGACAAGGCGTCGAAGATGCGCTACCGCGCCGACCAGCTCATCGAGGGGCATATCGCGAAGCTTCGCAACAAGGGAAAGGACGCCGAGGCGGATCGGGTTTACCAGCTGCTCGTCGATGCCCTTAACGCCGAGGACATGCCGAAGGCGCTCTACGACATCATCATGGGCGAGGAGATCAAGGGCCCCGACTCGGGCGCGTTCGACTGGACGGAGGTCCGCCAGTTCAACCTCATGTTCTCCACGCACATCGGCCCCGTGGCCGACGCCGATAGCAAGATCTACCTGCGCCCCGAAACCGCCCAGGGCATCTTCGTCAACTTCCACAACGTCCGCGAAACCTCGCGTCTGGCCGTGCCCTTCGGCATCGCCCAGATCGGCAAGGCCTTCCGCAACGAGATCGTCGCCCGCCAGTTCATCTTCCGCATGCGCGAGTTCGAGCAGATGGAGATGCAGTATTTCGTGAAGCCCGGCACCCAGATGGAAGCCTTCGAGGCGTGGAAAGAGAAGCGGCTCCAGTGGCATCTGGCCAACGGCATCCCGGCCAGCAAACTCCAGTACCACGTCCACGAAAAGCTGGCCCACTACGCCGACGCCGCGGTCGACATCCAGTACGAATTTCCGTTCGGCTGGCAGGAAATCGAGGGCATCCACTCGCGCACCGACTTCGACCTGAGCCGGCACCAGGAGTACTCCGGCAAGAAGATGGAGTACTTCGACACGCAGACGCAGGAGCGCTACATCCCCTACGTCGTCGAGACCTCCGCCGGCATGGACCGCACGATCCTGATGCTCCTCAGCGAGGCCTATCGCGAGGAGGCCGTCAACGGCGAGGAGGAACGCGTCGTCCTCAAATTCCACCCGAAGATCGCCCCGATCAAGGTCGCCATCTTCCCGCTCGTCAAGAAGGACGGCATGCCGGAAGTCGCCGAGGCCATCGATCAGGACCTCCGCCAGCACTTCAATACCTTCTACGACGAGAAGGGCGCCGTCGGCCGGCGTTACCGCCGCATGGACGAGATCGGCACCCCCTACTGCGTCACCGTCGACGGCCAAACGATCGAGGACGGCACCGTGACGGTCCGCGAGCGCGACTCGATGCAGCAGGTGCGCATCCCGAAGGAAAACGTCAGCACCTATGTGTTTGACGGGATGAGGAAATGGGGAGCGTGAGGGGGATTTTTGAGGCTAGATGTAGGATGCTAGATGCAGGATGCAGGATGCGGGATGGAGGGCAACTGCCATCCCGCATCCCGAACCCCGCATCCCGAACCTACTTCATCAGCGCCAGCGTACGCGTCTGCGACCCGGCGGCCGTCTTGAGCCGGTAGATGTACATCCCGCTCGGCAGCGCGCCGGCGTCGAAGGATACTTCGTGCCGGCCGGCCGGCAGCGTCTCGTCGACCAGCGTCCGCACTTCACGTCCCAGCATGTCGAACACGGTCAGACTGACCGGACCGGTTTGCGCCAGGTTGAATGGGATGCTCGTCGAGGGATTAAACGGATTCGGGTAATTCTGCTCCAGCGAAAAATCGCCCGGCAAGACGCCCTCGTCTTCCGAGGCGACGTTGCTATACGGTGCGATGAAGTGATAGTCCACCGGCACGAAGTACTCGGTCAGCACCGCAGACTGGTCGGCGGTCAGTATCTGGAACCGGACATGGTCCACGTCGGCCGCCGCCCCTGAGATCGTAAAAAATCCGCTGGCGGCTCCTTCACCCGTATACAGCCCCGACCCATGCGCGCCATAGCCGGGGGTCAGGCCGTCTGCGGTAAACGGCCGGCCGAAAATACGGGCCCCGCCGGCCTGTGCGATTGCGTAGTCGAATGTGAACGGCGTCTCCTCATCGAGCGTGAAGTACCCCGGTGAGGCATAGGCAAAATCGATGTTGGCGACGCGGTTGTCCGCGAACAGCACGTCAACCGGCACCACCAATTCCAGCAGAACCTGGGTCTGATCGTCCGTCAGCATCTGGAAGCGGATGCCGTCCACATGCACGGCGCCGGTATTGATCGTGAAGGTGCCGCTGCCCGACCCGGTGCCGACCGGATAGGTGGGCGAGCCGCTGGCTCCGTAGCCCGGGGTGAGCCCTCCCTCGGTAAACGGCCGGGCAAAGATGCGCACGCCGCCGGCCTCGCTGGTGGCATAATCGAACGATACCTCGACCCGGTCCGTGGCGCTGCCGAGCGGCAACGCGGCCGGCGCATCCGGCGTCACGACGATGTTGCGGATCGCGTGATCCGAAAAGACATAGTCCACGTCCAGAAAGAATTCCAGCAGCACCACGGTCTGGTCCGCGTTCGTCATGCGGAAGCGGATCTGGTCGACGGTCACATCCCCCTCGGTAATCGAGAAAAAGCCCGTGCCCGCCCCCGTGCCGGCCGGATAAATGCCGGACCCGTGCGCGGAGTAAGCCGGCGACAGATCGCCGCCGGTCATGGGACGCAAAAAGATGCGGACCCCGCCGACTTCCGACGTGGCGT
Protein-coding sequences here:
- a CDS encoding sulfotransferase, yielding MASDTSTPRLPDFLILGAAKAGTTALYLYLSQHPGLFASPLRETNFFALEGTTPSFSGPGDDAAVNRRAVTRWEAYLKLFAGAKPGQRAGECSPLYLYHPDAAARIAERLPEARLVVLLRNPAERAYASYLHLVRDGREPASTFEEGLAREAERIAAGWEHLWHYRAMGLYGEQLARYVDRFDPDRIKLIRYEDFCRDPGRAVSAVAAFLGLDAGFSPDLSRRPNRSGVPRMRGLYRLLASPPLRRVARAIVPAGMRGKLGAAMDDALLVRPPMAPATRAALLDGYREDAARLTRCTGVDVSDWFSSPSEAS
- a CDS encoding C25 family cysteine peptidase encodes the protein MRGRYALAVSIALLAFGAMPARGQFDPGWMNPGQPYVKLGVVEDGIYRFSLADLAGAGVATGGIDTATLTLLENGRVVPLHEEGGVFYFAGRRNRGDDEAWAYDDEADTRRSSSFHSLYSDTTQYWLTWGGGPGRRYASIPPDRYAGGPENPATLRDTLHLEQDLVYYYGDSDDAAQPAYTRGEGYYWHTLAHTGTETVSQAYSLSLDGMTAGTDSVVVTVRLSGSSLPRHRVTLTLRTNGNPVGCATCEDEIDWNGYAFQTLRVAAPQSALAGAVSVLVSSHNEFNSVPNRVLVDWVRAAYTRARSARQTTWVSAASGRSNTTLAADGAGALLVLQPAGGHAFSLAASGGSFAFADSIDAPTRYWLAADGAAAVPAAIEPASPPDWADPANAADYILITTPSLAASAEALAAYRQTQDGFTTRVILQADLFDQFDYGRPTPIAIRRFLQATRAWATPPRFVVFWGDALRPEDGRARRPLQPWEVIPFGYSPSDGWFAMTGEGRSETLAVGRLPIRDNATGAFFVQKLARYESAPAGIWQKRLMLLVGGQNESEQNLLQNRALRWGDIAAGNPTAMDTLRFFKNASTPLDPSFQDSLSLAFKSGAAWLSYFGHSAADTWEIVTDDPETFDNADRLPIVLSMGCNTGNFAGGRFEVTDRLVFGERIVLSSMNGAIAHWGSSSASTISLPALLTNHVHEAVFQDTVRVLGTALQEAKRRFDVGSPGTNAVLDVLLQYGLIGDPATHIRIASQPDFVVTPDAISIDPISPVPADSALDVTVNVFNIGLVPADSVDLLLSQIRPDGAQVDVRRRVPPIALHDVLDFRIPIDTASVGTHRFSVTADPDNRYLEDDEANNRAEKTHTVFSTGLTLLDPFAYGVVRERQPRLRVALSRTGREEQTIRIELDTSPLFDSPALQSTSVATTGIVADWTPATPLDDGGTYYWRASLASDATAAWRMAAFTVDTAAPGYAWSQAGALFADAETDPFLVWDTDAGAWSISAFDVSVSASSERGNGIEKGQYVVNGERYEAVTLGFGMLVLDGATGALKYHNSFPTYRMSQELEDRFDTDSTRAVQRLGAAIADLDAGDYVFFRTRHLGNLSGPTLQPEVKALFAALGSAAIDTLSYNDLWIAFARAGFPEETVEWVEPAGAGFANEIVEDTTLTFLQPEGVAISPRIGPASRWETLEIDADVLDPSGSVRVDVLAEDETVLVADVPAGAPYALGAVDARTHPYLRLRATLADSTRRATPQLTQWRLFHTPAPELAVAPSGPVLSADTLAQAEQLTVTVPVVNLGPVPTSRAWITYTLTDNANRETVAGVDTLRVLEPDQPLIAQFALETERLSGVNRLAIRLEQDFTEPILLNNLLNATFVVRGDNAPPTFEVLVDDEALPNDPEPVRNLQDPALPFVSSQPTIQVTLRDENPFQPLDDTSYVRLQFDGRTVPFSSPNVDFQPATAEAGEARVFFTPDLSAADTTHTLVVRVFDASGNEAEDSPYQVHFRVQAAVEVESLYPYPNPMNTATTFAFRLRGADAALAEQFRIRIYTLTGRLIQEFDLIDDPSGLEDGALRIGWNKLHWDGRDADGDLIATGVYLYKVFARAEGRALEVNNKTGIEKLVVIR
- a CDS encoding glycosyltransferase, giving the protein MRFSLLVASRDRPAELSRCVASAARQQGVEAEIVVLDDASATPVARDRLDAGRFPLRLIRSETRLGVGAGRNRLMEEAAGDVFVVLDDDAFFIDDGALRRLAAALEFFPEAGLFALKIRDFRHGRERWLTPHPRRRQTSDLLAQSHRVSYFLGGAHALRREVLERCGPYPTSYVYGNEELDLSFRAIQHGFEIVFLADVEVHHRPPPDEPPGAGEYGERLYHHTRSRLLLAHAHLPAHRATVYSLGWMAVYGVRALRHGAAGAFASAVRDAWRMGRHVPREPIGRAAIAYLRAHFGRLWI
- a CDS encoding mannose-1-phosphate guanylyltransferase, with protein sequence MIYAVIMAGGIGSRFWPKSRQDRPKQFLNVFGQATLIQNTVSRLQGLIPPERCLIVTHERYVQQTHEQLPAVPVENILAEPMSRNTAPCIAYAATQLLARDPDATMVVLPADHLIQNVKQFHKVLDVAIKQAQVPGALVTIGITPTHPETGYGYIQFDGTINMNEEPRPYAVKTFAEKPDQPTAESFIDSGDFLWNSGMFIWRADTIMAQFKEHLTDTYDAFKPYVEAIGTSREREVITEVFQKCPKISIDYGVMERAHSVFVVPGSFGWNDVGDWRAVYALSDKNEHGNAIQGNVIVHDSSRCLIQGGDRLVVLVGIHDVVVVDTEDAVLVCNQESAQQVKNVVDYLHVHQLDKYM
- the radC gene encoding DNA repair protein RadC, whose translation is MPPPDDTSSEPALDYHAPIHRWAESDRPREKLRKHGPSVLSDAELIALLLGTGTRTRGAPISAVQLGQALVRTFGSLHALSRRDHNALTRLSGVGAAKAAQLVAAFELGRRVESQQAGPRIQVRAPEDVAGVYGPLMRDLQREIFKIVLLNTANVIVGDFTISEGGLAASIVEPRAVFQKAILENAAGIICLHNHPSGNPEPSREDIRITRQLVEAGKLMGIPIHDHLIIAGKSYTSFAERGLLSG